From the genome of Nicotiana sylvestris chromosome 2, ASM39365v2, whole genome shotgun sequence, one region includes:
- the LOC104210078 gene encoding mannose-6-phosphate isomerase 1-like has product MEEGGGVVRLKGCVKNYDWGRPGKESRVARLYSRNTGDHTIEQDKPYAEFWMGTHDSGPSYLVKGAAENGLALTLKNWIESNPSVVGDKIVNKWGSNLPFLFKVLSVAKALSIQAHPDKDLATRLHSELPDVYKDDNHKPEMALALTEFEALCGFISLEELKLIVQTVPEIIEVVGNACAEQVLDLNEDGEKEKVKLVLQSVFTEIMSASKDMIAEVIARLISRLHIKNQARQLTEKEQVVLRLEKQYPADVGVLAAFLLNYVKLKPGEALYLGANEPHAYIYGDCVEIMATSDNVVRAGLTPKHRDVKTLCSMLTYRQGFPEILNGTAVNPYTMRFIPPFDEFEVDRCILPEKSTAEFPAILGPSIFLVMEGEGTMNTSSDEIVCEGDVLFAPANTSITVATSSGLHLYRAGVCSSFLDK; this is encoded by the exons atggaGGAAGGAGGAGGGGTGGTGAGGTTGAAGGGTTGTGTGAAGAATTACGATTGGGGAAGACCGGGGAAGGAATCTCGTGTGGCGCGCCTATATTCGCGCAATACTGGTGACCATACTATTGAGCAGGACAAGCCTTATGCGGaattttggatgggtactcacgATTCTGGGCCTTCTTATCTTGTGAAAGGAGCAGCTGAGAATGGATTGGCGTTGACATTGAAGAATTGGATTGAAAGCAACCCAAGTGTTGTTGGAGATAAGATTGTGAACAAGTGGGGTTCCAACCTTCCTTTTCTCTTCAAG GTACTTTCTGTTGCAAAAGCTTTGTCCATACAGGCCCATCCAGACAAGGATTTGGCCACTCGTCTGCATAGTGAGCTCCCGGATGTTTATAAGGATGACAATCACAAACCGGAGATGGCATTGGCATTGACAGAATTTGAGGCCTTATGTGGATTTATAAGTCTTGAG GAGCTTAAGTTGATTGTTCAAACTGTGCCCGAGATTATCGAAGTGGTTGGTAACGCATGTGCAGAGCAAGTATTAGACTTGAATGAGGATGGTGAAAAGGAGAAAGTTAAACTAGTGCTACAATCAGTGTTTACTGAGATAATGTCAGCAAGTAAGGATATGATTGCTGAAGTGATAGCCAGGCTGATTAGTCGCCTACACATTAAAAATCAG GCAAGGCAGCTGACTGAGAAAGAACAAGTGGTCCTAAGACTCGAGAAGCAGTATCCAGCTGATGTTGGTGTCTTGGCTGCATTCTTGTTAAATTATGTAAAACTCAAACCTGGTGAAGCTTTGTATTTAGGGGCAAATGAACCTCATGCTTATATATATGGTGATTGTGTTGAAATCATGGCAACATCAGACAACGTGGTACGTGCTGGCTTAACTCCAAAACACCGGGATGTTAAAACTCTATGCTCAATGCTCACTTACAGACAG GGTTTTCCTGAAATTCTGAACGGTACTGCAGTAAATCCATACACTATGAGGTTCATTCCTCCTTTTGATGAATTTGAGGTCGATCGCTGTATTCTTCCCGAAAAATCAACGGCTGAATTCCCTGCTATTCTTGGTCCCTCTATTTTTCTGGTCATGGAGGGAGAGGGAACAATGAACACATCATCAGACGAGATTGTTTGTGAAGGTGATGTCTTATTTGCACCAGCAAACACCAGCATTACAGTTGCAACATCTTCTGGTTTGCACTTATATAGAGCAGGAGTATGCAGCAGCTTTTTGGATAAGTGA